One Drosophila kikkawai strain 14028-0561.14 chromosome 3L, DkikHiC1v2, whole genome shotgun sequence genomic window carries:
- the LOC108073958 gene encoding serine-rich adhesin for platelets isoform X4 — MTSYANDTTTAAPAPPTTTTATSAGEAPVGAGVATTTAAGNASLSAVGDMVTASDSSKAKSGDNLSIGRTVYAEEDGNSSDGREKADTTPENLKKITEIIDSPDGSNPATSPLALSPRHVQLRNPTANPGYVGLGAAIDESCGKFCLGKPPPSPAEKAAAQSRAHQQQQHGSSPKSAPDEEENSSESNATTKAALAFTIDHFDDASENDAAAQAARYKNMMERFQNRHKRGASMSKLETEKDNNNTNTTTTSNSGRHSQRSSLDAGSSMADDISSLTAATPSSEQAPPVQVKMRVRDRSASRVRDASKRHSWSPRSSANAAEPAQAAAAPRPASRSKLPAPPAATKGTTNLVANRTTNQFTPRSTAMQLALRQVEMLCPEPPLADGKNLGDDAVSEAGTYTLDGDNYTEEQKDLMNIDRNGKKVGGGGRGGAGGGGGGDAAVKMRPKQLPVKANRGSNVLEVNFYHETPLQEQLPPAQRSSTGAYLDQLKSRVLRQPAPLSPPTPPSPAADVGCFTSVTTSGVLAKQRALDTHPKLTRHSHSLSTSQIDSSEYVSNEAKLRHTQALAGSATDRQKAEYRLNVFTTSTNQQQQHHQHQHHQFPETPTTPTSTTQGSEAALLQTAQTKQDWIQEWARNARARSLAQDVSGTSASRRKQQQQQQAQAQQLMTRSYNCSDTGGDSLTDDSLSLYNQQQQRQYAAAAKLNRSLAERYRLLGDCDYASDPALCSHGGQGPMEPPYKPPKSPSKIPSPLHTLGRARSASRSRPPTDAYLEQTAAAISNLQQSLSRRSSVKSPAQSSPQHSLESGMMGAGAGGGYRRSPLHRALMTSSINEAQLQLLTSGEYLLKQLRRRKNSLEYDPGQEVEQDEQVAPTSPLSPLRRSTSFQQHQQQGQQPVRQARPNFQNLYTPPAARHAHALSTAHQQQQQLKKSASSNNFEQAYSDYDNELQYYINDEDEMGTTGAYYSSNEEEEMEQEGNQGAVPLSNTRMNKALLMRIERSKQRVAGGGPPAPVKPTSAPVAGKLSLAQSGAGLVACPNTPEMPRRGIKSAPRAAPGSGGTRNTRQSMPRETSLSRLAQQVPSSLANAKKQLLQTANAGVNSNPSGGQRVQPKYLDISKYKSAQSNNFLRKNDSKSTLKPADQMKRSPSASSMGLSRGEGTRASNRSVRSAASAMNTSTTSLGGGTSGGRASSAVRRDLSVNKQKEAEMAMWKRRSTYDPMKAAAEDRRKKEEARRAQNNQAQRQMNDLADEEVPFERPSRSHYRRGQL; from the exons ATGACATCATACGCAAATGACACAACTACCGCGGCACCAGCTccaccaacaacaactacgGCCACATCAGCTGGCGAAGCACCAGTGGGAGCAGgagtagcaacaacaacagcagcaggcaacGCCTCCCTGTCAGCTGTTGGGGACATGGTCACAGCATCTGATTCATCCAAGGCCAAGAGCGGGGACAACCTATCCATCGGACGAACGGTGTACGCCGAGGAAGATGGCAACAGCAGCGATGGACGCGAAAAGGCTGATACAACGCCGGAGAACCTCAAGAAAATCACGGAAATCATTGACAGTCCAGATGGATCCAATCCGGCCACCTCCCCGCTTGCCTTGTCACCCCGTCACGTTCAGCTCAGGAATCCAACAGCAAATCCCGGTTATGTAGGCCTCGGAGCGGCCATTGACGAGTCCTGCGGCAAGTTTTGCCTTGGCAAGCCGCCACCATCGCCGGCCGAAAAAG cggcggcacaAAGTAGAgcgcaccagcagcagcaacatggcAGTTCTCCGAAGTCGGCTCCCGATGAGGAGGAGAACTCGAGCGAGTCGAATGCTACCACGAAAGCAGCTCTGGCCTTCACCATTGATCACTTTGACGATGCCTCGGAGAACGATGCAGCGGCTCAGGCGGCGCGCTACAAAAATATGATGGAGCGCTTCCAGAATCGACACAAGCGCGGTGCCTCCATGTCAAAGCTAGAGACGGAGAAAGATAACAACAATACCAACACCACCACAACCTCAAACAGTGGACGACACTCACAGCGCAGCAGCTTGGATGCAGGGAGCAGCATGGCAGACGACATATCCTCCCTGACAGCAGCCACGCCCTCCAGCGAACAGGCGCCTCCAGTCCAAGTGAAGATGCGGGTGAGAGATCGTAGTGCGTCCCGGGTGAGAGATGCCTCCAAGCGGCACAGTTGGTCGCCTAGGAGCTCCGCCAATGCAGCAGAACCAGCacaggcagcggcagcaccAAGACCCGCAAGTAGATCCAAACTGCCAGCACCGCCGGCGGCTACCAAGGGCACAACCAATCTGGTGGCCAATCGAACGACCAATCAGTTTACACCACGCTCCACGGCCATGCAGCTGGCCCTGCGCCAGGTGGAGATGCTCTGTCCAGAGCCACCGCTGGCGGATGGTAAAAATCTAGGAGATGATGCAGTGAGTGAGGCGGGAACTTATACTCTTGACGGGGATAACTACACGGAGGAGCAGAAGGATCTCATGAATATTGACAGGAATGGCAAGAaggtaggaggaggaggaagaggaggagcaggaggaggcggaggaggagatgCTGCTGTCAAAATGCGTCCCAAACAATTGCCAGTCAAGGCAAATCGAGGCAGCAATGTCCTCGAGGTGAACTTCTACCATGAAACGCCGCTGCAGGAGCAATTGCCACCAGCTCAAAGAAGCTCAACAG GCGCCTACTTGGATCAACTAAAAAGTCGCGTGCTGCGTCAGCCGGCTCCCCTATCGCCACCCACTCCCCCCTCGCCGGCAGCGGATGTTGGGTGCTTCACAAGTGTCACCACTAGTGGCGTGCTGGCCAAACAGCGTGCTTTGGACACCCATCCCAAGCTCACCCGGCACTCGCATAGTCTGTCTACCTCGCAGATCGATAGCTCCGAGTATGTGAGCAATGAGGCCAAGTTGAGGCATACCCAGGCTTTGGCTGGTTCGGCCACCGATCGCCAGAAGGCTGAATATCGCCTGAATGTGTTCACCACCAGCAccaatcagcagcagcagcatcatcaacACCAACATCATCAGTTTCCGGAGACGCCCACCACGCCAACAAGCACAACTCAGGGTTCAGAGGCCGCCCTCCTGCAGACGGCACAGACCAAGCAGGATTGGATTCAGGAATGGGCACGTAATGCTCGAGCTCGGAGTCTGGCGCAGGATGTGAGTGGTACGAGCGCCAGTCGCCggaaacaacagcagcagcagcaggcccaGGCACAG CAACTAATGACACGCAGCTACAATTGCTCGGACACCGGCGGCGACTCCTTGACGGACGACAGCCTCAGCCTGTAcaaccaacagcagcagcgtcaATATGCCGCTGCCGCCAAGCTCAATCGTAGCTTAGCCGAGCGTTATCGCCTGCTGGGTGACTGTGACTACGCCAGCGATCCGGCATTGTGCAGCCATGGCGGCCAGGGGCCCATGGAGCCACCATATAAGCCACCCAAAAGCCCCAGCAAAATACCGTCACCGCTGCACACGCTGGGACGTGCGCGCAGTGCCAGTCGCTCGCGGCCGCCAACGGATGCGTATTTAGAGCAAACGGCTGCCGCTATAAGCAACCTGCAGCAGTCACTCTCTCGCCGGAGCTCTGTCAAGTCGCCGGCTCAGAGCAGCCCGCAGCATAGCCTGGAATCTGGGATGATGGGAGCTGGAGCAGGCGGTGGCTACAGGCGATCGCCTCTCCACCGGGCTCTAATGACCAGCAGCATCAATGAGGCGCAGCTGCAGTTGCTGACCAGTGGGGAGTATTTGCTGAAGCAGTTGCGTCGCCGCAAGAACTCCCTGGAATATGATCCTGGCCAGGAGGTGGAGCAGGATGAGCAGGTAGCTCCCACCAGTCCCCTGTCGCCGCTGCGTCGTTCAACCAGCTtccagcagcatcagcaacaggGACAGCAGCCAGTAAGGCAAGCACGTCCGAATTTCCAGAACCTGTACACACCGCCCGCTGCCCGACATGCCCACGCTTTGAGCACtgcccaccagcagcagcagcagttgaaGAAAtccgccagcagcaacaactttGAGCAGGCCTACAGCGACTATGACAATGAGTTGCAGTACTACATCAACGATGAGGATGAAATGGGCACTACTGGGGCCTACTATTCCAGCAACGAAGAGGAGGAGATGGAGCAGGAAGGCAACCAGGGTGCAGTGCCTCTAAGCAACACGCGCATGAACAAGGCTTTGCTGATGCGAATAGAAAGAAGCAAGCAACGTGTAGCCGGCGGAGGACcaccggctccggtgaaaccCACTTCAGCGCCAGTTGCTGGCAAGCTGAGCCTGGCACAAAGTGGAGCTGGTCTGGTGGCCTGCCCCAACACACCAGAGATGCCGCGACGCGGTATAAAAAGTGCACCAAGAGCAGCGCCAGGATCTGGAGGTACACGTAACACACGCCAATCCATGCCCAGGGAGACGAGTCTCAGTCGTTTGGCCCAGCAGGTGCCCAGTTCGCTGGCCAATGCCAAAAAGCAACTACTGCAAACGGCCAATGCGGGTGTAAACTCCAATCCTAGCGGGGGTCAGCGGGTGCAGCCAAAATATCTGGACATCTCCAAGTACAAGTCAGCGCAGTCGAATAATTTTCTGCGTAAAAACGATTCCAAGAGCACTTTGAAGCCGGCGGATCAAATGAAACGGAGTCCCAGTGCCTCCTCCATGGGTCTTAGTCGAGGAGAGGGAACGAGAGCGAGCAATAGGAGTGTGCGGAGTGCAGCCTCTGCCATGAACACGAGCACGACTTCCTTGGGTGGTGGGACTAGCGGAGGCAGAGCCTCTTCTGCTGTGCGGCGTGATCTCTCAG ttaacaaacaaaaggaaGCCGAAATGGCCATGTGGAAGAGACGCTCAACTTATGATCCCATGAAGGCGGCCGCCGAGGATCGCCGCAAAAAGGAGGAGGCGCGTCGTGCCCAAAACAACCAGGCTCAGCGACAAATGAACGATTTGGCCGATGAGGAAGTGCCTTTTGAAAG ACCATCACGCTCCCACTACCGCCGTGGACAGTTATGA
- the LOC108073958 gene encoding serine-rich adhesin for platelets isoform X3 — protein sequence MTSYANDTTTAAPAPPTTTTATSAGEAPVGAGVATTTAAGNASLSAVGDMVTASDSSKAKSGDNLSIGRTVYAEEDGNSSDGREKADTTPENLKKITEIIDSPDGSNPATSPLALSPRHVQLRNPTANPGYVGLGAAIDESCGKFCLGKPPPSPAEKAAAAQSRAHQQQQHGSSPKSAPDEEENSSESNATTKAALAFTIDHFDDASENDAAAQAARYKNMMERFQNRHKRGASMSKLETEKDNNNTNTTTTSNSGRHSQRSSLDAGSSMADDISSLTAATPSSEQAPPVQVKMRVRDRSASRVRDASKRHSWSPRSSANAAEPAQAAAAPRPASRSKLPAPPAATKGTTNLVANRTTNQFTPRSTAMQLALRQVEMLCPEPPLADGKNLGDDAVSEAGTYTLDGDNYTEEQKDLMNIDRNGKKVGGGGRGGAGGGGGGDAAVKMRPKQLPVKANRGSNVLEVNFYHETPLQEQLPPAQRSSTGAYLDQLKSRVLRQPAPLSPPTPPSPAADVGCFTSVTTSGVLAKQRALDTHPKLTRHSHSLSTSQIDSSEYVSNEAKLRHTQALAGSATDRQKAEYRLNVFTTSTNQQQQHHQHQHHQFPETPTTPTSTTQGSEAALLQTAQTKQDWIQEWARNARARSLAQDVSGTSASRRKQQQQQQAQAQQLMTRSYNCSDTGGDSLTDDSLSLYNQQQQRQYAAAAKLNRSLAERYRLLGDCDYASDPALCSHGGQGPMEPPYKPPKSPSKIPSPLHTLGRARSASRSRPPTDAYLEQTAAAISNLQQSLSRRSSVKSPAQSSPQHSLESGMMGAGAGGGYRRSPLHRALMTSSINEAQLQLLTSGEYLLKQLRRRKNSLEYDPGQEVEQDEQVAPTSPLSPLRRSTSFQQHQQQGQQPVRQARPNFQNLYTPPAARHAHALSTAHQQQQQLKKSASSNNFEQAYSDYDNELQYYINDEDEMGTTGAYYSSNEEEEMEQEGNQGAVPLSNTRMNKALLMRIERSKQRVAGGGPPAPVKPTSAPVAGKLSLAQSGAGLVACPNTPEMPRRGIKSAPRAAPGSGGTRNTRQSMPRETSLSRLAQQVPSSLANAKKQLLQTANAGVNSNPSGGQRVQPKYLDISKYKSAQSNNFLRKNDSKSTLKPADQMKRSPSASSMGLSRGEGTRASNRSVRSAASAMNTSTTSLGGGTSGGRASSAVRRDLSVNKQKEAEMAMWKRRSTYDPMKAAAEDRRKKEEARRAQNNQAQRQMNDLADEEVPFERPSRSHYRRGQL from the exons ATGACATCATACGCAAATGACACAACTACCGCGGCACCAGCTccaccaacaacaactacgGCCACATCAGCTGGCGAAGCACCAGTGGGAGCAGgagtagcaacaacaacagcagcaggcaacGCCTCCCTGTCAGCTGTTGGGGACATGGTCACAGCATCTGATTCATCCAAGGCCAAGAGCGGGGACAACCTATCCATCGGACGAACGGTGTACGCCGAGGAAGATGGCAACAGCAGCGATGGACGCGAAAAGGCTGATACAACGCCGGAGAACCTCAAGAAAATCACGGAAATCATTGACAGTCCAGATGGATCCAATCCGGCCACCTCCCCGCTTGCCTTGTCACCCCGTCACGTTCAGCTCAGGAATCCAACAGCAAATCCCGGTTATGTAGGCCTCGGAGCGGCCATTGACGAGTCCTGCGGCAAGTTTTGCCTTGGCAAGCCGCCACCATCGCCGGCCGAAAAAG cagcggcggcacaAAGTAGAgcgcaccagcagcagcaacatggcAGTTCTCCGAAGTCGGCTCCCGATGAGGAGGAGAACTCGAGCGAGTCGAATGCTACCACGAAAGCAGCTCTGGCCTTCACCATTGATCACTTTGACGATGCCTCGGAGAACGATGCAGCGGCTCAGGCGGCGCGCTACAAAAATATGATGGAGCGCTTCCAGAATCGACACAAGCGCGGTGCCTCCATGTCAAAGCTAGAGACGGAGAAAGATAACAACAATACCAACACCACCACAACCTCAAACAGTGGACGACACTCACAGCGCAGCAGCTTGGATGCAGGGAGCAGCATGGCAGACGACATATCCTCCCTGACAGCAGCCACGCCCTCCAGCGAACAGGCGCCTCCAGTCCAAGTGAAGATGCGGGTGAGAGATCGTAGTGCGTCCCGGGTGAGAGATGCCTCCAAGCGGCACAGTTGGTCGCCTAGGAGCTCCGCCAATGCAGCAGAACCAGCacaggcagcggcagcaccAAGACCCGCAAGTAGATCCAAACTGCCAGCACCGCCGGCGGCTACCAAGGGCACAACCAATCTGGTGGCCAATCGAACGACCAATCAGTTTACACCACGCTCCACGGCCATGCAGCTGGCCCTGCGCCAGGTGGAGATGCTCTGTCCAGAGCCACCGCTGGCGGATGGTAAAAATCTAGGAGATGATGCAGTGAGTGAGGCGGGAACTTATACTCTTGACGGGGATAACTACACGGAGGAGCAGAAGGATCTCATGAATATTGACAGGAATGGCAAGAaggtaggaggaggaggaagaggaggagcaggaggaggcggaggaggagatgCTGCTGTCAAAATGCGTCCCAAACAATTGCCAGTCAAGGCAAATCGAGGCAGCAATGTCCTCGAGGTGAACTTCTACCATGAAACGCCGCTGCAGGAGCAATTGCCACCAGCTCAAAGAAGCTCAACAG GCGCCTACTTGGATCAACTAAAAAGTCGCGTGCTGCGTCAGCCGGCTCCCCTATCGCCACCCACTCCCCCCTCGCCGGCAGCGGATGTTGGGTGCTTCACAAGTGTCACCACTAGTGGCGTGCTGGCCAAACAGCGTGCTTTGGACACCCATCCCAAGCTCACCCGGCACTCGCATAGTCTGTCTACCTCGCAGATCGATAGCTCCGAGTATGTGAGCAATGAGGCCAAGTTGAGGCATACCCAGGCTTTGGCTGGTTCGGCCACCGATCGCCAGAAGGCTGAATATCGCCTGAATGTGTTCACCACCAGCAccaatcagcagcagcagcatcatcaacACCAACATCATCAGTTTCCGGAGACGCCCACCACGCCAACAAGCACAACTCAGGGTTCAGAGGCCGCCCTCCTGCAGACGGCACAGACCAAGCAGGATTGGATTCAGGAATGGGCACGTAATGCTCGAGCTCGGAGTCTGGCGCAGGATGTGAGTGGTACGAGCGCCAGTCGCCggaaacaacagcagcagcagcaggcccaGGCACAG CAACTAATGACACGCAGCTACAATTGCTCGGACACCGGCGGCGACTCCTTGACGGACGACAGCCTCAGCCTGTAcaaccaacagcagcagcgtcaATATGCCGCTGCCGCCAAGCTCAATCGTAGCTTAGCCGAGCGTTATCGCCTGCTGGGTGACTGTGACTACGCCAGCGATCCGGCATTGTGCAGCCATGGCGGCCAGGGGCCCATGGAGCCACCATATAAGCCACCCAAAAGCCCCAGCAAAATACCGTCACCGCTGCACACGCTGGGACGTGCGCGCAGTGCCAGTCGCTCGCGGCCGCCAACGGATGCGTATTTAGAGCAAACGGCTGCCGCTATAAGCAACCTGCAGCAGTCACTCTCTCGCCGGAGCTCTGTCAAGTCGCCGGCTCAGAGCAGCCCGCAGCATAGCCTGGAATCTGGGATGATGGGAGCTGGAGCAGGCGGTGGCTACAGGCGATCGCCTCTCCACCGGGCTCTAATGACCAGCAGCATCAATGAGGCGCAGCTGCAGTTGCTGACCAGTGGGGAGTATTTGCTGAAGCAGTTGCGTCGCCGCAAGAACTCCCTGGAATATGATCCTGGCCAGGAGGTGGAGCAGGATGAGCAGGTAGCTCCCACCAGTCCCCTGTCGCCGCTGCGTCGTTCAACCAGCTtccagcagcatcagcaacaggGACAGCAGCCAGTAAGGCAAGCACGTCCGAATTTCCAGAACCTGTACACACCGCCCGCTGCCCGACATGCCCACGCTTTGAGCACtgcccaccagcagcagcagcagttgaaGAAAtccgccagcagcaacaactttGAGCAGGCCTACAGCGACTATGACAATGAGTTGCAGTACTACATCAACGATGAGGATGAAATGGGCACTACTGGGGCCTACTATTCCAGCAACGAAGAGGAGGAGATGGAGCAGGAAGGCAACCAGGGTGCAGTGCCTCTAAGCAACACGCGCATGAACAAGGCTTTGCTGATGCGAATAGAAAGAAGCAAGCAACGTGTAGCCGGCGGAGGACcaccggctccggtgaaaccCACTTCAGCGCCAGTTGCTGGCAAGCTGAGCCTGGCACAAAGTGGAGCTGGTCTGGTGGCCTGCCCCAACACACCAGAGATGCCGCGACGCGGTATAAAAAGTGCACCAAGAGCAGCGCCAGGATCTGGAGGTACACGTAACACACGCCAATCCATGCCCAGGGAGACGAGTCTCAGTCGTTTGGCCCAGCAGGTGCCCAGTTCGCTGGCCAATGCCAAAAAGCAACTACTGCAAACGGCCAATGCGGGTGTAAACTCCAATCCTAGCGGGGGTCAGCGGGTGCAGCCAAAATATCTGGACATCTCCAAGTACAAGTCAGCGCAGTCGAATAATTTTCTGCGTAAAAACGATTCCAAGAGCACTTTGAAGCCGGCGGATCAAATGAAACGGAGTCCCAGTGCCTCCTCCATGGGTCTTAGTCGAGGAGAGGGAACGAGAGCGAGCAATAGGAGTGTGCGGAGTGCAGCCTCTGCCATGAACACGAGCACGACTTCCTTGGGTGGTGGGACTAGCGGAGGCAGAGCCTCTTCTGCTGTGCGGCGTGATCTCTCAG ttaacaaacaaaaggaaGCCGAAATGGCCATGTGGAAGAGACGCTCAACTTATGATCCCATGAAGGCGGCCGCCGAGGATCGCCGCAAAAAGGAGGAGGCGCGTCGTGCCCAAAACAACCAGGCTCAGCGACAAATGAACGATTTGGCCGATGAGGAAGTGCCTTTTGAAAG ACCATCACGCTCCCACTACCGCCGTGGACAGTTATGA